The Fictibacillus arsenicus genome contains a region encoding:
- a CDS encoding MFS transporter, with translation MLSDKIEVFDQRNSLSSEKLKQIYKRTLLVVSISQIFGGAGLAAGITVGALLAQQMMGTDAFSGLPAALFTIGSAAAAFIVGRLSQRYGRRTGLTIGFLAGGLGALGVVIAAITNSILLLFVSLFIYGAGTATNLQARYAGTDLAHENQRATAISIILVSTTVGAFAGPNLVGVMGDFAISIGVPALAGPFILSGTAFIIAGLIIFLMLRPDPFLFVKMMEASLSEQVFEGSLTKSNQYNNKRGIAIGAAVMILTQLVMIAIMTMTPVHMKHHGHGLSEIGLVIGVHIGSMYLPSLVTGVLVDKIGRTAMVIASGITLLLAGVIAAIAPGDSMFFLIIALSLLGLGWNFGLISGTTILVDSTQSSTRAKTQGTIDVLIALAGATGGAMSGMIVAYSSYAALSFAGGVLALLLIPVVVNYRGTLRQKINQR, from the coding sequence ATGCTAAGTGACAAAATAGAAGTATTTGATCAGAGAAACAGCCTTTCATCTGAAAAATTAAAACAGATATATAAGAGAACATTATTAGTTGTAAGTATTTCACAAATCTTTGGTGGGGCAGGACTCGCTGCTGGAATTACTGTTGGTGCACTTCTTGCACAGCAAATGATGGGGACAGATGCATTTTCAGGTTTGCCTGCTGCCCTTTTCACAATCGGCTCAGCAGCAGCTGCGTTTATAGTGGGGCGTCTTTCTCAACGGTATGGACGCCGAACAGGGTTAACAATTGGATTTTTGGCAGGGGGTCTGGGAGCATTAGGTGTTGTTATAGCTGCTATAACAAACAGCATTTTGCTTTTATTTGTTTCTTTATTTATATACGGTGCGGGTACAGCTACAAATTTACAAGCTCGTTATGCAGGTACTGATTTAGCACATGAAAACCAGCGTGCGACAGCGATTAGTATTATTTTAGTTTCAACAACAGTTGGTGCTTTTGCAGGTCCTAATTTAGTTGGTGTGATGGGGGATTTTGCTATATCAATTGGTGTTCCAGCTCTTGCAGGACCTTTCATCTTATCGGGAACGGCATTTATAATAGCTGGACTTATTATTTTCCTTATGCTTCGTCCAGATCCTTTCTTGTTCGTAAAAATGATGGAAGCTAGTTTAAGCGAACAAGTCTTTGAAGGATCTTTAACTAAAAGTAATCAATACAACAATAAAAGAGGCATTGCAATCGGTGCGGCTGTCATGATTCTTACACAGCTTGTGATGATTGCAATAATGACGATGACTCCAGTTCATATGAAACATCACGGACACGGACTTAGCGAAATAGGTCTAGTTATTGGTGTTCATATCGGTTCGATGTATCTGCCTTCACTCGTTACGGGTGTCCTAGTTGATAAAATTGGCCGTACTGCGATGGTTATTGCTTCAGGAATCACATTGCTTCTCGCGGGTGTAATAGCCGCAATCGCACCGGGTGACTCTATGTTTTTTCTAATAATTGCTCTATCTTTACTAGGACTAGGCTGGAATTTCGGATTGATTAGCGGTACTACTATATTAGTGGATTCTACACAGTCTTCTACCCGAGCTAAAACTCAAGGCACGATTGATGTATTGATAGCATTAGCGGGAGCTACTGGTGGAGCTATGTCTGGAATGATTGTTGCTTACTCTAGTTATGCAGCATTATCATTTGCTGGGGGAGTATTGGCACTCTTGCTGATTCCCGTTGTGGTTAATTATCGCGGGACTCTAAGACAGAAAATTAATCAAAGGTGA
- a CDS encoding response regulator transcription factor: MKTILIVDDEPKLREVVSSYLKKDGFRTLEASNGKDALHNISAENVDLVVLDLMLPDMSGEEICQEIRRRFSVPILMLTAKINEEDRIKGLSIGADDYMIKPFSSRELVLRVKTILRRSGDGELLAEQITYNDGELKIAADKQEVHVKGRLINLTPNEYKLLITFARHPNRIFSRDELIEKILGFDYEGGTRTIDQHVKNLRHKIESNPKAPQYIVTVFAMGYKFTGGGSHV, from the coding sequence ATGAAAACCATTTTAATTGTTGATGATGAACCAAAATTACGGGAAGTGGTCTCTTCTTATTTAAAGAAAGATGGATTTCGAACTCTGGAAGCGTCTAACGGAAAAGATGCTCTTCACAATATTTCTGCTGAAAATGTAGATCTTGTAGTACTTGATTTAATGCTGCCGGATATGAGCGGAGAAGAAATTTGCCAAGAGATACGGAGGCGATTCAGTGTTCCGATCCTTATGCTGACTGCAAAAATAAATGAAGAAGATCGAATCAAAGGATTATCAATTGGTGCAGATGATTATATGATAAAACCGTTTAGTTCCCGTGAGCTTGTTTTGAGAGTGAAAACCATTTTACGACGTTCAGGGGATGGAGAATTATTAGCTGAACAGATTACATATAACGATGGTGAACTGAAGATAGCGGCTGATAAACAAGAGGTTCATGTTAAGGGACGGTTAATCAACCTTACTCCAAATGAATATAAATTGCTGATTACTTTTGCAAGACATCCAAACCGTATTTTCTCTAGAGATGAATTGATCGAAAAGATTCTGGGATTTGATTATGAAGGCGGTACACGAACGATCGATCAGCATGTGAAGAACCTGCGTCACAAGATTGAAAGCAACCCGAAAGCACCCCAATATATCGTTACCGTTTTTGCAATGGGATATAAGTTTACAGGAGGGGGTTCTCATGTTTAG
- a CDS encoding sensor histidine kinase produces the protein MFRGLHARLTISFVFAASSILIIASIIIILEVHYHLNMFKEDVPDFNSISPLTHHFERALLSSIIWTSIGAIPLVCIISYFVAKNLSKPLILMRKAAEKMARGDLQARVKTLGNDELNELGMSLNQLASQLQRQESARKNMTSDIAHELRTPLATIKSHLEAFEDGVFQPTPERIHSLKEEIERLILLVQDLEHLTEMESPQSVLELKKEDLNKVIDKSIDAVSATYVQKGVRLESSSNAPIELSVDAKRMTQVFINLLSNALTYTPAGGYVTVTAAEVPDLVHVTVKDTGKGIPKDEVEQVFERFYRSEKSRNREYGGSGIGLTIVKRIVEAHDGQIWIESELGKGTEVHIRFSK, from the coding sequence ATGTTTAGAGGGCTTCATGCAAGATTAACGATTAGTTTTGTGTTTGCTGCTTCATCTATTCTTATTATTGCAAGCATTATTATCATACTGGAAGTACATTATCATTTAAATATGTTTAAAGAAGATGTACCTGATTTTAATAGTATAAGTCCGTTGACACACCATTTCGAAAGAGCACTGTTAAGCTCTATAATTTGGACTTCAATTGGAGCAATTCCCTTAGTCTGCATCATTAGTTATTTTGTTGCGAAAAACCTATCAAAACCGCTCATCTTAATGAGAAAAGCAGCAGAAAAAATGGCAAGGGGAGACCTTCAGGCAAGAGTTAAAACATTAGGAAACGATGAATTGAATGAACTCGGTATGTCTCTAAACCAGTTAGCTTCTCAACTTCAACGGCAAGAATCAGCTCGAAAAAATATGACTTCAGACATTGCCCATGAGTTACGAACGCCTCTCGCAACCATCAAAAGTCATCTAGAAGCCTTTGAGGACGGTGTTTTTCAGCCAACGCCTGAGAGGATTCACTCGCTTAAAGAAGAAATAGAGCGGCTGATACTATTAGTACAAGATCTTGAACACCTTACCGAAATGGAATCTCCGCAATCTGTCCTTGAGCTTAAGAAAGAGGACTTAAACAAAGTTATAGACAAAAGCATCGACGCAGTATCAGCCACATATGTACAGAAAGGTGTAAGGCTTGAAAGCAGTTCTAACGCTCCCATTGAATTAAGTGTGGATGCAAAGCGTATGACTCAGGTGTTTATCAATCTTTTAAGCAATGCATTAACCTACACTCCTGCTGGCGGGTACGTAACAGTTACAGCTGCGGAAGTACCCGATCTTGTTCATGTTACGGTAAAGGATACAGGTAAAGGAATTCCGAAAGATGAAGTCGAACAAGTGTTTGAACGTTTTTATAGAAGTGAGAAGTCTAGAAATAGAGAATATGGCGGAAGCGGAATTGGTTTGACTATTGTTAAGAGGATTGTAGAAGCTCATGATGGCCAAATATGGATTGAAAGTGAACTTGGTAAAGGTACTGAAGTCCATATTCGTTTTTCTAAATAA
- a CDS encoding YdhK family protein, translated as MGNLLTEGGLKMKLKNNLFLTLLLAFSLTLAACGNDKNKNQKEETHEGTEHGKMDHSGSGEVPKGLKEAKDPAFPVDSKAIIKADHMKGMDGAEATIVGAYDTTVYTVSYTPTTGGKKVTDHKWVIHEELKDAEDPPLKPGAEVTLNADHMKGMKGAKATIDSAEKTTVYMVDYTPTTGGEKVTNHKWVTESELSAE; from the coding sequence ATGGGCAACCTATTAACAGAAGGAGGATTAAAAATGAAGCTAAAGAACAATCTATTCTTAACATTGCTGCTTGCATTCTCCCTTACTCTTGCGGCTTGTGGCAACGACAAAAATAAAAATCAAAAAGAAGAAACACACGAAGGAACGGAACATGGCAAAATGGATCATTCAGGGTCTGGTGAAGTGCCTAAAGGTTTAAAAGAAGCTAAAGATCCTGCTTTTCCAGTTGATAGCAAGGCTATCATTAAAGCCGATCACATGAAAGGCATGGATGGAGCTGAAGCAACGATTGTTGGAGCTTATGATACTACTGTTTATACGGTATCTTACACACCCACAACTGGCGGAAAAAAAGTAACTGATCATAAATGGGTTATACATGAAGAGCTTAAGGATGCTGAGGATCCACCCTTAAAGCCAGGAGCTGAAGTTACACTTAACGCTGACCATATGAAAGGGATGAAAGGTGCTAAGGCAACTATAGATTCGGCAGAAAAAACGACTGTTTATATGGTTGATTACACACCAACAACTGGCGGTGAAAAAGTAACAAACCATAAATGGGTAACAGAAAGCGAATTATCAGCTGAATAA
- a CDS encoding ArsR/SmtB family transcription factor, whose product MKKEIPLLNNINPATNLDFEKYEQKFKALADQQRLQIINILALKESVCVCDLTPMIDMPQSKLSYHLKILLEADLIQKEKRGTWNYYSLNLKELKGLLSDQLCCVFLPSCC is encoded by the coding sequence ATGAAAAAAGAAATACCTTTACTAAACAATATCAATCCAGCAACAAATCTTGACTTTGAAAAGTATGAACAAAAATTCAAGGCATTAGCCGATCAGCAGAGGCTCCAGATCATAAATATACTAGCGCTTAAAGAAAGTGTATGTGTATGTGATCTGACACCGATGATTGATATGCCACAATCAAAACTATCGTATCACTTAAAGATTTTATTAGAAGCTGACTTAATTCAAAAAGAAAAAAGAGGGACCTGGAACTATTATTCTTTGAACCTAAAGGAACTAAAAGGTCTTTTATCTGATCAGTTGTGCTGTGTGTTCTTGCCATCTTGTTGTTAA
- a CDS encoding permease has translation MWLETFKSFLSIALELTVLFVAISFVINLLQSYVPYEKVEKYLSGKNKGLAAVFALIFAFITPFCSCSTIPVVVNMLKKKMPFSIVMVFLFSSPVLDPTIITIMGVILGWKVTIIYTIITAVFSVIIGFTLEAFGFEKSVKNVVMTGYKEESKKFDVRAALRETLGLMKSVYPYLILGAAIGAIIHSLVPTNWIAGTFGSDNWWIVPIAAIVGIPLYIRLSSMIPISQVLIAKGMALGPVMALMISSAGASLPEVVLLKSIFKKELVITFVASVITMSTVSGFIFYLV, from the coding sequence ATGTGGCTAGAAACCTTTAAAAGTTTTTTGAGCATTGCATTAGAACTCACCGTATTATTTGTGGCTATCTCTTTTGTTATCAACCTGCTTCAGTCTTACGTTCCATACGAAAAAGTGGAGAAATATTTGAGTGGTAAGAACAAAGGTCTAGCAGCGGTTTTTGCACTGATCTTTGCCTTCATTACACCTTTTTGTTCATGCTCTACCATTCCGGTTGTCGTAAACATGCTGAAAAAGAAGATGCCGTTTTCCATTGTAATGGTTTTCTTGTTCTCATCGCCAGTGTTGGACCCAACAATCATTACCATAATGGGGGTTATTCTTGGCTGGAAAGTAACGATAATCTATACCATTATAACCGCAGTTTTTTCTGTCATAATCGGTTTCACATTAGAAGCTTTTGGATTCGAGAAATCAGTGAAAAACGTGGTAATGACAGGCTATAAAGAAGAGTCCAAAAAGTTTGACGTGAGAGCCGCACTGCGGGAGACGCTTGGGTTGATGAAGAGTGTTTATCCTTATCTTATATTAGGAGCAGCAATAGGCGCTATCATTCATAGTCTGGTACCAACAAACTGGATTGCCGGTACATTTGGAAGTGATAATTGGTGGATTGTCCCGATTGCTGCAATAGTGGGAATTCCATTATACATCAGGCTCTCCAGTATGATTCCTATCTCCCAAGTACTGATTGCAAAAGGGATGGCACTGGGACCAGTTATGGCTTTGATGATCAGTTCGGCAGGTGCTAGTTTACCAGAGGTCGTCTTATTAAAATCTATTTTTAAAAAGGAGCTAGTCATTACATTTGTAGCCTCAGTTATCACGATGTCTACAGTCTCGGGTTTCATATTCTATCTTGTTTAA
- a CDS encoding chromate transporter, whose product MKHEQNRFKTLLEILLISTRLGLTSFGGPIAHLGYFHEEYVRKRKWMDEKSYADLVALCQFLPGPASSQVGIGIGVMRGGVLGGVISFIGFTLPSVIALILFELVLEGLDVGDLSWIHGLKIVAVAVVAHAILGMAEKLTPDLKRKTIALFALVVSLLWQTAFSQVGVILVAGIIGFILYRQQADSEDTEFKFPVSRTFAVICLTLFFSLLILLPIIREATSISWIALFDSFYRSGSLVFGGGHVVLPLLEREFVPTDWISEEAFLAGYGAAQAVPGPLFTFAAYLGAVMNGWQGGLLATFAIFLPAFLLILGTLPFWNMLRRNPKIKGALMGVNAAVVGILISAFYNPIWTSTILKPIDFAFAAVLFSMLVYWKLPPWVIVVTGAIGGLLMTSL is encoded by the coding sequence TTGAAGCATGAACAAAATCGTTTCAAAACATTATTAGAAATACTCCTGATCTCAACCAGGCTTGGCTTAACTTCTTTTGGCGGGCCAATTGCACACTTAGGGTACTTTCACGAAGAATATGTAAGAAAAAGAAAGTGGATGGATGAAAAAAGCTACGCAGATCTTGTTGCACTGTGTCAGTTCTTGCCCGGACCAGCGAGCAGCCAAGTAGGTATAGGAATTGGCGTTATGCGCGGAGGCGTTTTGGGAGGCGTAATTTCTTTTATAGGGTTTACACTGCCTTCGGTTATCGCGCTTATTCTATTTGAACTCGTTTTGGAAGGACTTGATGTTGGCGACCTCAGCTGGATACATGGATTAAAAATTGTTGCTGTCGCAGTTGTTGCACATGCCATTCTAGGCATGGCTGAAAAATTAACTCCTGATTTAAAACGAAAGACCATCGCATTGTTCGCTTTAGTAGTTTCACTTCTCTGGCAAACGGCTTTTTCACAAGTTGGAGTCATTCTTGTTGCTGGAATTATTGGTTTTATCTTGTACCGTCAGCAAGCAGATAGTGAAGATACTGAATTTAAATTTCCTGTCTCACGCACATTTGCAGTCATTTGTTTAACACTGTTCTTTAGTTTGCTTATTCTTTTACCAATAATAAGAGAAGCAACTTCAATCAGCTGGATTGCACTCTTTGACAGCTTTTACCGTTCAGGTTCCTTAGTGTTTGGCGGCGGACATGTTGTCTTGCCATTATTGGAGCGTGAATTTGTTCCAACAGATTGGATTAGTGAAGAAGCATTTTTAGCTGGATACGGTGCTGCACAAGCTGTACCTGGACCTCTATTTACTTTTGCAGCATATCTCGGAGCAGTTATGAACGGATGGCAAGGTGGATTATTAGCAACGTTTGCAATCTTCCTTCCTGCGTTTCTTTTAATCTTGGGTACACTTCCCTTTTGGAATATGCTGCGTCGAAACCCTAAAATTAAAGGAGCATTAATGGGTGTGAATGCGGCTGTTGTCGGGATACTGATTTCAGCATTTTATAACCCAATTTGGACGAGTACGATCTTAAAACCAATTGATTTTGCTTTTGCAGCAGTACTCTTCAGCATGCTGGTTTATTGGAAGCTTCCACCATGGGTTATTGTTGTAACAGGTGCTATTGGCGGATTGTTGATGACCTCATTATAA
- a CDS encoding PadR family transcriptional regulator, translated as MEEKVLRKLFLGFIQIHILHHAKEHPIYGVWMLEELKEHGYNISTGTLYPILHNMESDGLLKKEDKNVEGKIRKYYTSTEKGNLVLVEARKKAYELFKEIKD; from the coding sequence ATGGAAGAAAAGGTATTAAGAAAACTTTTCCTTGGATTTATACAAATACACATCTTGCACCACGCAAAAGAACATCCCATTTATGGAGTATGGATGTTAGAGGAGCTAAAAGAGCATGGCTACAATATAAGTACCGGCACCCTCTATCCAATTCTTCACAATATGGAATCAGACGGCCTTTTAAAAAAAGAGGATAAAAATGTAGAAGGTAAAATCAGAAAGTACTACACTTCTACTGAAAAAGGAAATCTAGTGCTTGTTGAAGCAAGAAAAAAAGCTTATGAACTTTTCAAAGAAATTAAAGATTAA
- a CDS encoding STAS domain-containing protein, giving the protein MESTLTVANYLKENADLLANKIVDDIIKKFGFQVPPNDIVQAKKVYAEFLEFLSESIDCKEGSVPDKLVEWSRDNGKKTAAKHNRISDILIRYPDTRMVFADFIMDISLEHGLGTKDVVLILKRVHHMLDVSLNETVLAFERRSEELLLNAKKELRELSTPIVPIQDGLAVLPLIGSIDTDRTEHLMNGVLPKIPEMNIERLIIDFSGIVAIDTEVAANIFNVYRVLGLLGIDVLVTGLRPELAINAVSEGIDFTSIKTFASVKQAIESIRSYS; this is encoded by the coding sequence GTGGAATCGACATTAACGGTTGCCAATTATCTAAAAGAAAACGCTGACCTTCTAGCTAATAAAATCGTTGATGATATTATTAAAAAGTTTGGTTTTCAAGTTCCTCCAAACGATATTGTACAAGCAAAAAAGGTGTATGCTGAATTTCTAGAATTCTTGAGTGAATCTATTGACTGTAAAGAAGGATCTGTTCCAGATAAACTTGTTGAATGGAGCAGAGATAACGGTAAGAAGACTGCAGCTAAACATAATAGAATCTCTGATATCCTGATTCGTTACCCTGACACTCGAATGGTATTTGCAGATTTTATTATGGATATTAGTTTGGAACATGGATTGGGTACAAAAGACGTAGTGCTAATCCTTAAACGTGTTCACCACATGCTCGATGTCAGCTTAAATGAGACGGTTCTTGCATTTGAAAGACGTTCAGAGGAGCTTCTATTAAATGCAAAAAAAGAGCTTAGGGAATTGTCTACACCTATCGTACCTATTCAAGACGGACTTGCAGTTCTGCCATTAATCGGGTCGATTGATACTGATAGAACAGAGCATCTAATGAATGGCGTACTGCCAAAAATTCCGGAAATGAATATTGAACGGCTTATCATAGATTTTTCAGGAATTGTTGCTATTGATACTGAGGTAGCTGCAAATATATTTAATGTGTACAGAGTACTTGGTTTGTTAGGAATCGATGTACTTGTAACAGGTCTTCGTCCAGAACTGGCGATCAATGCTGTTTCAGAGGGGATTGACTTTACTTCTATAAAAACATTCGCTAGCGTGAAGCAGGCGATTGAGAGCATTAGATCGTATTCTTAA
- a CDS encoding sensor histidine kinase has protein sequence MEITQHLLFNLSLLLIFIFICIIWSLKRKDPALISKRAAIVCGIAAIWACIVLAYELTETTRFDLREVPVIIGGLYMGIGPILSLAIILLRGLHGLDTGFFLNILIYGPLALLLWRVYPLFWKKSPKQRIIISVSITLITSLATIATMEINKIDLNRFDAYFAFLVIPPLGMLITSSTIEFVRSNLMMRQQLFKSEKLAAVEQMGAAISHEIRNPLTVSKGFVQLLEEESIHPDKQKEYLSLIREGLDSAEQVIQDYLTFSKPTIDSMEELNVEQELNQIITILIPTANQHSVLISGQFSPSAYVSGDRQKFRQCMLNVIKNGIESMPHGGKLSISVNQDNNLVTIEIKDTGIGMTKEQINRLGEPYYSTKGAKGTGLGMMVAFSVIRAMNGTVQITSELKKGTAFTIQFPCTYSG, from the coding sequence TTGGAAATTACCCAGCATTTATTATTTAACTTGTCTCTATTACTCATTTTTATTTTCATATGTATCATCTGGTCTTTAAAAAGAAAAGATCCGGCTTTAATTTCTAAAAGAGCAGCGATCGTTTGCGGCATCGCGGCGATATGGGCGTGTATAGTGCTTGCCTATGAACTGACGGAAACAACTCGTTTTGATTTAAGAGAAGTACCTGTGATAATCGGCGGCCTATACATGGGGATCGGACCTATTCTGTCATTGGCAATCATTTTGTTAAGAGGGTTGCATGGTTTAGACACCGGGTTCTTTTTAAATATCTTAATATACGGACCCCTTGCCTTACTATTATGGCGTGTATATCCATTGTTTTGGAAGAAGAGTCCAAAGCAGAGGATTATCATCTCGGTAAGTATAACCTTAATTACTAGTTTAGCAACTATCGCAACAATGGAAATCAATAAAATTGACCTGAACCGTTTTGATGCTTATTTTGCTTTTCTGGTTATTCCACCGCTGGGGATGCTGATCACTTCGAGTACTATTGAATTTGTCAGATCGAATCTGATGATGAGACAACAGTTGTTTAAATCGGAAAAATTAGCAGCTGTCGAACAAATGGGAGCGGCGATTTCTCATGAGATCAGAAACCCTCTTACTGTATCAAAAGGATTTGTTCAGCTTCTAGAAGAGGAATCTATACATCCTGATAAACAGAAGGAATACTTAAGTTTAATAAGAGAAGGTCTCGATTCTGCAGAACAAGTTATTCAAGACTATTTAACATTTTCAAAACCCACGATTGATTCTATGGAAGAATTAAACGTCGAGCAAGAGCTTAATCAAATTATTACTATATTAATCCCTACAGCAAATCAGCATTCCGTACTGATTTCTGGTCAATTTTCACCCTCGGCATATGTTTCAGGCGACAGGCAAAAATTCAGGCAATGCATGTTAAATGTAATAAAGAACGGGATAGAGTCTATGCCTCATGGAGGGAAATTATCTATTTCTGTAAATCAGGATAATAATCTCGTAACGATAGAAATAAAAGACACGGGTATAGGCATGACAAAGGAACAAATAAATCGTTTAGGAGAGCCTTATTACTCAACAAAAGGCGCCAAAGGCACTGGTCTTGGAATGATGGTGGCTTTTAGTGTCATAAGAGCAATGAACGGAACAGTTCAGATTACGAGTGAACTAAAAAAAGGTACAGCCTTTACAATTCAATTTCCCTGTACATACTCTGGTTAA
- a CDS encoding SET domain-containing protein — protein MIEIKKSRYGRGIFAARTIQEGELIHQAPVIVCPDNQYYKLKKTALRNYYFNWGENYDHVAIALGYGSLFNHSYSPNAIFENNLKKETVDFFSLKEIDAGEEIFVNYNGDPDDKGPLWFDVW, from the coding sequence TTGATTGAAATTAAAAAATCTCGATACGGCAGAGGAATTTTTGCTGCACGCACTATTCAAGAAGGCGAATTGATTCACCAGGCACCTGTGATTGTATGCCCCGACAATCAATACTATAAGTTGAAAAAAACTGCATTGCGGAACTATTATTTTAACTGGGGAGAAAATTATGATCATGTAGCGATCGCGCTCGGATATGGGTCATTATTTAACCATTCCTATTCTCCAAATGCAATATTTGAAAATAATTTAAAAAAAGAAACCGTTGATTTCTTTTCGCTCAAAGAAATTGATGCTGGTGAAGAAATTTTTGTGAATTATAATGGCGATCCTGACGACAAAGGACCATTATGGTTCGATGTTTGGTGA
- a CDS encoding 5' nucleotidase, NT5C type, with product MRLGFDIDDTLISLREHAFHIYNKKLKQDLPINVFHTIKTLEIHEPFGLSKKEGNQLWIDSMEEIYFSDCPAYPDAVEVLQELHKQGHEIYYITARPAKHCEQTKKWVEKAGFPVQEGRFFCGMKDEEKIHTIKELHLDYYFDDKPNVLETLTNESVQLYVRDQSYNQHMEFPRLTNWSELKDIVKKHNTSK from the coding sequence ATGCGATTAGGTTTCGATATTGACGATACTTTAATAAGTTTACGAGAGCATGCTTTTCATATCTATAATAAAAAGCTAAAACAAGATCTTCCTATTAATGTTTTTCATACGATCAAAACATTAGAGATCCATGAGCCGTTCGGGCTTTCAAAAAAGGAAGGCAATCAATTATGGATCGATTCCATGGAAGAAATCTACTTCAGTGACTGTCCTGCATATCCTGACGCTGTTGAAGTGTTGCAAGAGCTTCATAAACAAGGCCATGAAATTTACTATATTACAGCAAGACCTGCCAAACATTGTGAACAAACAAAAAAGTGGGTAGAAAAAGCCGGTTTTCCTGTGCAGGAAGGCAGGTTCTTTTGTGGTATGAAGGATGAAGAAAAAATACATACCATCAAAGAACTTCATTTAGATTATTATTTTGACGACAAACCAAATGTATTAGAGACTCTTACAAATGAATCTGTACAGCTGTATGTCAGGGACCAATCCTATAATCAGCATATGGAATTTCCTCGATTAACGAATTGGTCGGAATTAAAAGATATTGTTAAAAAACATAATACGAGCAAATAG
- the ribD gene encoding bifunctional diaminohydroxyphosphoribosylaminopyrimidine deaminase/5-amino-6-(5-phosphoribosylamino)uracil reductase RibD, with protein sequence MSSHEFYMQLALENALAMKGQTDSNPLVGSVIVNDNRIVGIGAHLKAGEPHAEIHALRMAGDNALGGTIYVTLEPCSHHGRTGPCAVAIAEAGIKKVVIAALDPNPLVSGRGVKILEDAGIEVEVGILEEKSRKMNEVFNKFIVKKLPFVTLKSGVTLDGKIASYSNNSKWITSSESRLDVHKLRNENQAILVGVNTVIHDDPELTARIPNGRNPIRVIMDSTLKIPLDSKVLNDHQAETWVFTTENHVKEKKDQIEELGAKVFITDSPQVDPYRVLEILGENLVSSLLIEGGGTINAAFLENKLVDKAIFYMAPKLIGGNESPSFFGGKGIEKMADAIELTDLHVTPIGPDFKFTGYPKYI encoded by the coding sequence ATGAGCAGTCATGAATTCTATATGCAGCTCGCTCTTGAGAATGCACTGGCTATGAAAGGTCAAACAGATTCGAACCCTTTAGTAGGTTCAGTGATTGTGAATGATAATCGTATTGTTGGAATAGGAGCACACCTTAAAGCCGGTGAACCTCATGCGGAAATACATGCTTTACGTATGGCCGGTGATAACGCGTTGGGCGGTACCATCTATGTTACACTAGAACCCTGTTCTCATCACGGAAGAACTGGACCATGTGCTGTGGCGATCGCAGAAGCCGGCATAAAAAAAGTAGTCATTGCTGCATTAGACCCTAATCCTCTCGTTTCAGGACGGGGAGTAAAAATTCTAGAAGATGCCGGTATTGAGGTTGAAGTCGGTATACTTGAAGAAAAATCACGTAAAATGAATGAGGTATTCAATAAATTCATCGTAAAGAAACTGCCTTTTGTTACACTTAAGTCCGGAGTAACCCTTGATGGCAAAATAGCAAGCTATTCAAATAACAGCAAATGGATTACATCTTCAGAATCCAGATTAGATGTTCATAAGCTTCGAAATGAGAATCAAGCCATTCTTGTCGGGGTCAACACTGTCATTCATGATGACCCTGAATTAACCGCTAGAATTCCAAACGGACGGAATCCTATTCGGGTGATTATGGATTCAACACTTAAGATCCCATTAGATTCAAAAGTACTTAACGATCATCAAGCTGAAACATGGGTTTTCACTACTGAAAACCATGTTAAAGAAAAGAAAGATCAAATAGAAGAACTTGGAGCTAAAGTATTTATTACAGATAGCCCTCAAGTAGATCCATATCGTGTTCTTGAAATTTTAGGAGAAAACCTGGTCTCTTCCCTCCTTATTGAAGGCGGCGGAACGATAAATGCGGCTTTCCTTGAGAACAAGCTTGTCGATAAAGCTATATTTTATATGGCACCGAAATTGATCGGCGGCAATGAATCCCCTTCATTCTTTGGAGGCAAAGGAATAGAAAAAATGGCAGATGCTATTGAATTGACTGATTTACACGTAACTCCAATCGGTCCTGATTTTAAATTTACCGGTTACCCAAAATACATTTAA